One part of the Aurantibacillus circumpalustris genome encodes these proteins:
- a CDS encoding response regulator, with product MEKLNIFIVEDESIVAKDIQNSLTKLGYNVVGFANNGKDAIDKITELMPDLILMDIMIKGPLTGIEVSEKIKEKMNIPVIFLTAYADEGTLSRAKITEPYGYILKPFKEIDLHSTIEMAVYKHQKDSALLKERDFLYSLVENKDEKAKDILFVKSNSRLVKVYLKDIYFVEALKDYVIINTEFARYTVHSTMKELDRKLGNVEFVRVHRSFIARLDKIQSIDNQNVILENEKKIIPVGGSYREELMQKLNLL from the coding sequence ATGGAAAAATTAAACATATTTATTGTTGAAGATGAGAGTATTGTTGCAAAAGACATTCAAAACAGCTTAACAAAACTTGGCTACAACGTTGTTGGATTTGCTAACAATGGAAAGGACGCTATTGATAAAATAACAGAGCTAATGCCAGATCTAATCCTTATGGATATTATGATTAAGGGTCCACTCACTGGCATTGAAGTGAGCGAAAAGATCAAGGAAAAGATGAACATTCCGGTTATATTTTTAACCGCCTATGCCGATGAAGGAACTTTATCTAGAGCGAAAATAACAGAACCTTATGGCTACATTTTAAAGCCTTTTAAAGAAATTGACTTACACTCAACCATTGAAATGGCTGTTTACAAACACCAAAAAGATTCTGCTTTATTAAAAGAAAGGGACTTTTTGTATTCTCTGGTTGAAAATAAAGATGAAAAAGCGAAAGATATATTGTTTGTAAAATCAAATAGCCGCTTGGTAAAAGTCTACCTTAAAGATATTTATTTTGTTGAGGCCTTAAAGGACTATGTAATTATTAATACTGAATTTGCGCGATACACCGTTCACAGCACGATGAAAGAATTGGACAGAAAACTTGGTAACGTTGAATTTGTGAGGGTTCACCGTTCATTTATCGCACGATTAGATAAAATACAAAGCATCGACAATCAAAACGTTATTTTAGAAAACGAGAAAAAAATTATTCCTGTTGGTGGCTCTTATCGTGAAGAGTTAATGCAAAAGCTTAACCTTCTTTAA
- the radA gene encoding DNA repair protein RadA, with the protein MSKTKTTFFCQNCGAQAAKWIGKCPSCNEWNTYVEEVLHKESKNDRLQLFSSNKNPKNTSNKSILLQEVGLQDFPRIAVPGKELTRVLGGGIVPGSLVLFGGEPGIGKSTLMLQLALRLKNLKILYVSGEESEQQIKMRAERIGVTTDSCFILQETNTQNIFQQISEIQPQLVILDSIQTLHTSYVDSSPGSVSQVRECAAEFLRFAKETNTPVFMIGHITKEGSLAGPKVLEHMVDTVLQFEGDRNHIYRLLRATKNRFGNTNEMGIYEMNGDGLREVNNPSEILITNRENATSGVAISATMEGNRPMLIETQALVSSAAYGTPQRSSTGFDLRRLSMLLAVLEKRCGFKLGIKDVFINIAGGIRVEDPGIDLALVCAILSSNEDLPIPQTICFAAEVGLTGEIRPVSRIEQRIMEAEKLGFEKILVSSFNLKGLNTKNFKIEVIAVSKMEEAFSVLFG; encoded by the coding sequence ATGTCAAAAACCAAAACAACCTTTTTTTGTCAAAATTGTGGCGCACAAGCAGCTAAGTGGATTGGCAAATGCCCTAGTTGTAACGAGTGGAACACTTATGTAGAAGAAGTGCTTCATAAAGAATCTAAAAACGACAGACTTCAATTATTTTCATCCAATAAAAACCCTAAAAACACTTCCAATAAATCAATTCTTTTACAAGAGGTAGGATTGCAAGATTTCCCACGAATAGCAGTACCAGGCAAAGAATTAACGCGCGTGCTAGGCGGCGGAATCGTGCCGGGAAGTCTCGTTTTATTTGGCGGTGAGCCAGGTATTGGAAAATCGACACTGATGCTTCAGTTGGCGTTACGCTTAAAGAATTTAAAAATCTTGTACGTAAGTGGGGAGGAAAGTGAACAGCAAATAAAAATGCGCGCAGAACGCATTGGCGTTACTACGGATTCTTGTTTTATTTTACAGGAAACGAATACACAAAACATTTTCCAACAGATTTCAGAAATACAACCACAGCTAGTTATTTTAGATTCTATTCAAACCTTACATACAAGTTATGTGGATAGCAGTCCCGGAAGCGTGAGCCAGGTAAGAGAATGTGCAGCTGAGTTTTTGCGTTTTGCCAAAGAAACCAATACGCCGGTGTTTATGATAGGCCATATAACTAAAGAAGGCAGTTTGGCTGGACCAAAAGTACTTGAACACATGGTTGACACAGTTTTACAGTTTGAGGGCGACAGGAATCATATATACCGTTTATTGAGAGCTACAAAAAATCGTTTCGGTAATACAAACGAGATGGGTATTTACGAAATGAATGGTGATGGCTTAAGGGAAGTAAATAATCCTTCTGAGATTTTAATAACCAATCGTGAAAACGCTACAAGTGGAGTTGCTATTTCGGCAACCATGGAAGGAAACAGGCCTATGCTTATTGAAACACAGGCACTTGTTAGCAGTGCGGCATATGGAACACCGCAAAGATCATCAACTGGTTTCGATTTAAGACGATTGTCTATGTTACTAGCTGTTTTAGAAAAACGTTGTGGGTTTAAACTGGGAATAAAAGACGTGTTTATAAACATTGCCGGAGGCATTAGGGTTGAGGATCCGGGGATTGATTTAGCACTTGTTTGCGCAATACTAAGCAGCAATGAGGATCTTCCTATACCTCAAACGATTTGTTTTGCCGCAGAAGTAGGATTAACGGGAGAGATAAGACCTGTTAGCAGGATAGAGCAAAGAATAATGGAAGCAGAAAAACTTGGTTTTGAAAAAATTCTGGTTTCATCGTTCAACTTAAAAGGATTAAATACCAAAAACTTTAAAATTGAAGTAATCGCCGTTTCTAAAATGGAAGAAGCGTTTTCTGTGCTTTTTGGTTAA
- the metG gene encoding methionine--tRNA ligase, translated as MNPKFKRTLVTAALPYANGPVHIGHLAGCYLPSDIYVRYLRSIGHDVKFVCGSDEHGVPITIKAKKENTTPQAVVDKYHKIMGDSFKEFGISFDIYSRTSSKTHHQTASNMFKVMYEKGGFTEQVTEQYYDEAAKQFLADRYIVGTCPNCANPNAYGDQCEKCGSTLNATDLINPKSALSGNKPVLKQTKNWFLPLDKLQPQIKEYLEKHQDWKPNVYGQCKSWLDSGDGLQPRAMTRDLDWGIPVPVEGAEGKVLYVWFDAPIGYISATKELLPNNWEDYWKKDDSRVIHFIGKDNIVFHCIIFPATLMVHGGFNLPDNVPANEFLNLEGDKISTSRNWAVWLHEYLLEFKDKQDVLRYTLCANAPESKDNDFTWKDFQTKNNSELVSIFGNFINRTLVLTHKYYEGKVPTASSYTKEDLLVLEELAKAPDKISKAVEQFKFREALSEWISVARLGNKYLAETEPWKLIKTDEERVKTIMNVALQISCNLAILSEPFLPFTSEKLFKMLNLHPLKWLSAKQTSNVPQGHLINKDELLFSKIEDSDVQVQLDKLQKSKMENEQNKPLEPIKTETSFDDFSKMDIRTATILEAELVPKTDKLLKLILDTGVDKRTVVSGIAQYYKPQNIIGQKVCLLANLAPRKIKGIESQGMILMAENQKGELCFVSPIVNDFENGSSVK; from the coding sequence ATGAATCCGAAATTTAAAAGAACTTTAGTCACCGCGGCCTTACCATACGCAAATGGACCCGTGCATATCGGACATTTAGCCGGTTGCTATCTTCCATCAGATATTTATGTCCGGTATTTAAGAAGTATAGGTCATGATGTTAAGTTTGTTTGTGGAAGTGATGAACATGGTGTGCCTATTACGATTAAAGCTAAAAAAGAAAATACAACGCCTCAGGCTGTTGTTGACAAGTATCACAAAATAATGGGTGATTCTTTTAAAGAATTTGGCATTTCCTTTGATATTTATTCTCGAACGAGCTCTAAAACGCATCACCAAACGGCTTCAAACATGTTTAAGGTCATGTATGAAAAAGGTGGTTTTACCGAGCAAGTAACCGAACAGTATTATGATGAAGCTGCAAAACAGTTTCTTGCAGACCGTTATATCGTTGGAACATGCCCTAATTGCGCTAATCCAAACGCTTATGGCGACCAATGTGAAAAGTGTGGTTCAACATTAAACGCAACCGATCTTATTAATCCTAAATCTGCCTTATCAGGAAACAAACCCGTTTTAAAACAAACAAAAAACTGGTTTTTGCCTTTAGATAAACTTCAACCACAAATAAAAGAATATTTAGAAAAGCACCAAGACTGGAAGCCTAATGTATACGGGCAATGCAAAAGTTGGTTGGATAGTGGTGACGGTCTGCAACCAAGAGCAATGACGCGCGATCTTGACTGGGGAATTCCTGTTCCTGTTGAAGGTGCAGAAGGAAAAGTATTATACGTTTGGTTCGATGCCCCCATTGGATATATTTCTGCAACAAAAGAATTACTTCCAAATAATTGGGAAGATTATTGGAAAAAAGATGATTCTCGTGTAATTCATTTTATCGGAAAAGACAACATTGTTTTTCATTGTATCATTTTTCCAGCAACGTTAATGGTGCATGGGGGTTTTAATTTACCTGATAATGTTCCAGCCAATGAGTTTTTAAATCTTGAAGGCGATAAAATATCTACGTCACGCAACTGGGCAGTTTGGCTTCACGAATATTTATTGGAATTTAAAGATAAGCAGGACGTTTTACGTTATACGCTATGTGCCAATGCTCCGGAAAGTAAGGACAATGACTTTACTTGGAAAGATTTTCAAACGAAAAACAACAGTGAGCTCGTTTCCATTTTTGGAAATTTTATAAACCGCACCTTGGTTTTAACCCATAAATATTATGAGGGAAAAGTTCCAACTGCAAGTTCATACACAAAAGAAGACCTTCTCGTTTTAGAGGAGCTCGCTAAGGCTCCTGACAAAATTTCAAAAGCCGTTGAGCAATTTAAATTTAGAGAAGCTTTAAGTGAATGGATAAGTGTTGCGCGACTTGGAAATAAATATTTGGCCGAAACGGAGCCTTGGAAGCTCATTAAAACCGACGAAGAGCGTGTTAAAACAATTATGAATGTTGCATTACAAATTTCTTGTAATCTTGCCATACTTTCAGAACCGTTTTTACCCTTTACTTCCGAAAAATTATTTAAAATGCTTAACCTACACCCTCTAAAATGGTTGTCGGCGAAACAAACTTCGAATGTGCCGCAGGGCCATTTAATCAATAAAGATGAATTACTTTTTTCGAAAATAGAAGATTCAGATGTGCAAGTTCAATTAGATAAATTGCAAAAAAGCAAAATGGAAAATGAACAGAATAAACCTTTAGAACCGATAAAAACTGAAACGTCATTTGATGATTTTTCAAAGATGGATATTAGAACTGCGACAATTCTTGAAGCAGAGCTTGTTCCAAAAACAGATAAACTTTTAAAATTAATACTTGATACCGGCGTTGACAAAAGAACGGTTGTGAGTGGAATTGCGCAGTATTACAAGCCTCAAAACATTATTGGGCAAAAGGTTTGTCTTTTAGCAAATTTAGCTCCGCGTAAAATAAAAGGCATAGAAAGTCAAGGAATGATTTTAATGGCCGAAAATCAAAAAGGAGAATTGTGTTTTGTTTCGCCTATAGTAAATGATTTTGAAAATGGTTCTTCAGTTAAATAA
- a CDS encoding helix-turn-helix domain-containing protein, which produces MSNKKEIWKAITIDGKKPTVPYMISNHGRFGVSVNGKVEIRQFKPTAGNYRYNTRQKGVNKAIFISKEVAKAFLKRLSPKYKFIIHKDHDYLNDHVDNLKWATQEEHRAHTTNSPRSIFARQKKAITKSTHSKVLNESKVASLKRMMWDPKRKLSFSKLAEKFGVSEMQIYRIKNGEFWYHVKVENEPIHKKYKQNLSNISYHEKLAAKKSVPKKAASKKSTTKKALAKKTTKKKKR; this is translated from the coding sequence ATGAGCAATAAAAAAGAAATATGGAAAGCCATTACCATTGATGGGAAAAAGCCCACTGTACCTTACATGATTTCCAATCATGGGCGATTTGGAGTTTCAGTTAATGGAAAGGTGGAAATACGACAGTTTAAACCTACTGCAGGAAACTATCGCTACAACACCAGACAAAAAGGAGTTAACAAAGCAATTTTTATCTCAAAGGAGGTTGCAAAGGCTTTTCTTAAAAGGCTGTCTCCAAAATATAAATTCATTATTCATAAAGATCACGATTATCTTAACGATCATGTAGACAATCTTAAGTGGGCAACACAGGAAGAACATAGGGCTCATACGACAAATAGTCCGAGATCAATTTTTGCGCGTCAAAAAAAGGCAATTACAAAAAGTACACACTCAAAAGTTCTTAACGAAAGTAAAGTAGCTTCTTTAAAACGAATGATGTGGGATCCGAAACGTAAGTTGTCGTTTAGTAAACTGGCCGAAAAGTTTGGTGTATCTGAAATGCAAATTTACCGTATCAAAAACGGTGAATTTTGGTATCATGTAAAAGTTGAAAACGAACCGATACACAAAAAGTACAAACAAAATTTAAGTAATATTTCTTATCACGAAAAATTGGCTGCTAAGAAGTCGGTACCTAAGAAAGCAGCTTCGAAAAAATCGACAACCAAAAAAGCACTAGCCAAAAAAACCACCAAAAAGAAAAAGAGGTAA
- a CDS encoding S66 peptidase family protein, translating into MSSLPPFLMKGDTILIIATARARNKEQIQPSIDILKSWGLKVETGNNIYKKHHQFAGTDTERTNDLQWAVDHKTAKAILIAGGGYGNLRIIDKVNFKGFKKHPKWIAGYSDTTALQSRLEKLKIASIHSTMAFQFPNDKEATLSLKKLLFGERLNYYIPKNKLNRNGTAEGKVVGGNLSMLYALSGSVDDLVTRNKILFIEDLDEQLYHIDRMVLQLKRSGKLKGLKALIVGGMTDMKDNAVPFGKTAEEIIWDAVKEYNYPVCFNFPAGHIKNNTALYFGRKARLSVAAAKSNLEYL; encoded by the coding sequence ATGTCAAGCTTGCCACCGTTTTTAATGAAGGGCGACACTATTCTTATTATTGCTACAGCTCGAGCAAGAAATAAAGAACAAATACAACCTTCAATCGACATTTTAAAAAGTTGGGGTTTAAAGGTTGAAACCGGAAATAACATTTATAAAAAACACCATCAATTTGCTGGTACCGACACGGAGAGAACAAATGATTTGCAGTGGGCTGTTGATCACAAAACTGCTAAAGCAATACTCATTGCTGGTGGAGGTTACGGAAATCTACGCATAATCGATAAAGTAAATTTCAAGGGTTTCAAGAAACATCCAAAGTGGATCGCCGGTTATAGCGACACTACTGCTCTTCAAAGCCGTTTGGAAAAACTAAAGATAGCTAGTATTCATAGCACGATGGCCTTTCAGTTTCCAAATGATAAAGAGGCAACTCTATCTTTAAAAAAATTGTTATTCGGAGAGAGGTTAAATTATTATATTCCAAAAAACAAATTGAACAGAAATGGAACCGCTGAAGGAAAAGTGGTTGGAGGAAATCTTTCGATGTTGTATGCTTTGAGTGGAAGTGTGGATGATCTTGTAACACGGAATAAAATTTTGTTTATTGAAGATCTTGATGAACAACTATATCATATTGACAGGATGGTTTTGCAATTAAAGCGTAGCGGGAAACTAAAAGGATTAAAAGCGCTTATTGTTGGTGGAATGACTGATATGAAAGATAACGCTGTTCCGTTTGGAAAAACTGCAGAAGAAATTATTTGGGATGCCGTTAAAGAATACAACTACCCAGTATGTTTTAATTTTCCTGCGGGACATATTAAAAACAATACTGCGCTATATTTTGGAAGGAAAGCGCGTTTGAGCGTAGCTGCTGCTAAATCTAATCTAGAATACTTATAA
- a CDS encoding alpha/beta fold hydrolase, whose amino-acid sequence MICKTKDNQNLYYKIQGNIDSNETIVFLNGLTQSTDSWILMTPFFKEKYKIVLLDFIFQGQSDKDGKWRDFDTHAQDFKTVLDLEKLAHVNIVGISYGSLVAQHFAVAYPGYVKKLVLISTFANKTPYYEAIELSWWRALEVGGYNLMLDIMLPSVLSENYFSNPLVSISNLKNVRKDSDLSSESIFNLMRATKERKDFRKDLKRIQAETLVIQGERDMLFPVHLAEEVQQNIKHSKLIVIKNAGHTLNLEHVSEVSACINEFLD is encoded by the coding sequence ATGATTTGCAAAACAAAAGATAATCAGAATTTATATTACAAAATACAAGGCAATATAGATTCAAATGAGACCATTGTTTTTTTAAATGGCCTCACACAATCAACGGATTCCTGGATCTTGATGACGCCCTTTTTTAAAGAGAAGTACAAAATAGTATTATTGGATTTTATTTTTCAAGGACAGAGTGATAAAGACGGGAAGTGGAGAGATTTTGATACACATGCGCAAGATTTTAAAACAGTTTTAGATCTTGAAAAATTAGCGCATGTTAATATTGTTGGAATCTCTTATGGAAGTCTTGTTGCTCAACATTTTGCAGTTGCCTATCCAGGTTATGTAAAGAAATTAGTTTTGATTTCTACTTTTGCAAATAAAACACCTTATTACGAAGCGATTGAGTTGAGCTGGTGGCGGGCTTTAGAAGTGGGGGGTTACAATTTAATGTTAGACATTATGTTGCCAAGTGTTTTGAGTGAAAACTATTTTTCGAACCCCTTGGTTTCCATTTCTAATTTAAAAAATGTCAGAAAAGATTCGGATTTAAGTTCAGAATCCATTTTTAATTTAATGCGTGCAACTAAAGAAAGGAAAGATTTTAGAAAAGACTTAAAACGCATTCAAGCCGAAACTCTTGTTATTCAAGGGGAAAGAGATATGTTGTTTCCGGTTCACTTAGCTGAGGAAGTACAACAAAATATTAAGCACTCAAAACTTATTGTTATTAAAAACGCAGGCCACACGCTTAATTTAGAACACGTGAGTGAAGTCAGCGCTTGTATAAATGAGTTTCTAGATTAA
- the bshB1 gene encoding bacillithiol biosynthesis deacetylase BshB1, with amino-acid sequence MKVDILAIGVHPDDVELGCSGTIAKHISLGKTVAILDLTLGELGTRGSAELRTKEANDSAKILGVKSRTQLNFKDGFFQNNEEHQRKIIEQIRKYQPEIVLCNAINDRHPDHGRAAKLVADACFYSGLIKIKTSLDDPEQGAWRPKAVYHYIQDHYIHPDFVIDISTFFEIKHKSIMAFSSQFFTANSNEPETPISSKEFLESLNSKMSIWGRSIGVSYAEGFTVSRYPGVNSLFDLI; translated from the coding sequence ATGAAAGTAGATATTCTGGCAATTGGTGTTCATCCCGATGACGTGGAATTAGGTTGTAGTGGTACAATTGCAAAACATATTTCTTTAGGTAAAACTGTTGCCATTTTAGACCTTACTCTCGGTGAACTAGGCACCAGAGGAAGTGCCGAGCTTCGAACAAAAGAAGCTAATGACTCTGCAAAAATTTTAGGAGTTAAATCCAGAACTCAATTGAATTTTAAAGACGGTTTTTTTCAAAACAACGAAGAACATCAACGCAAAATAATTGAACAAATTCGTAAATATCAACCCGAAATTGTTCTTTGTAATGCTATAAACGACAGGCATCCCGATCATGGTCGTGCCGCCAAACTTGTAGCTGATGCTTGTTTTTACAGTGGCTTAATTAAAATAAAAACCTCTTTGGATGACCCTGAACAAGGAGCTTGGAGACCAAAGGCTGTTTACCATTACATACAAGACCATTACATTCATCCTGATTTTGTTATTGATATCAGTACTTTTTTTGAGATTAAACACAAATCTATAATGGCCTTTTCTTCACAGTTTTTTACGGCCAATTCTAACGAACCAGAAACACCAATTTCGAGTAAAGAATTTTTAGAAAGTTTGAATAGTAAAATGTCTATTTGGGGTAGATCTATTGGTGTAAGCTACGCTGAAGGCTTTACGGTGAGCCGTTATCCCGGAGTAAATAGTTTATTCGACTTAATCTAG
- the lpxD gene encoding UDP-3-O-(3-hydroxymyristoyl)glucosamine N-acyltransferase translates to MEFSAQQIANLLNGEIEGDENSIVTNLSKIEQGAPKTLSFLSNPAYTNYIYTTDASIVIVNKTLVLDKPVKSTCTLIRVENSYEAFAKLLELYSQTKGNKVGIEQPSFISPNATLGTDCYIGAFAYIGQNVTIGKNVKLYPHVYIGDHVTIGDNTTLFSGVKVYHECIIGANCTVHASTVIGSDGFGFAPNNSGESFAKVPQIGNVIIEDNVEIGSNASIDRATLGSTILHKGVKLDNLVQIAHNAEIGENTVIAGLTGVAGSSKVGKNCMIGAQVGVAGHLRIADGVKIAGQSGIGSNIDKEGEIVQGSPAFSIGDYKRSYVLFRGLPKLSAKISDLSKRLDSK, encoded by the coding sequence ATGGAATTTTCAGCACAACAAATAGCAAATCTTTTAAACGGAGAAATAGAGGGCGACGAAAATAGTATTGTAACTAATCTTTCTAAAATAGAACAAGGCGCGCCAAAAACTCTTTCGTTTCTTTCTAACCCTGCTTATACCAACTATATTTACACGACAGATGCAAGTATCGTTATTGTAAACAAAACTTTAGTTCTTGACAAACCTGTTAAATCAACCTGTACTTTAATTCGCGTAGAAAACTCATACGAAGCCTTTGCAAAACTACTTGAGCTTTATAGCCAAACCAAAGGAAACAAAGTCGGCATTGAACAGCCTTCCTTTATTTCTCCGAATGCAACACTAGGAACCGACTGTTACATCGGCGCATTTGCATATATAGGACAAAATGTTACGATAGGAAAAAACGTTAAACTTTATCCTCATGTATACATTGGAGACCACGTTACTATTGGTGATAATACCACTTTGTTTTCCGGCGTTAAGGTATACCATGAATGTATAATTGGTGCAAATTGCACGGTTCACGCAAGTACTGTTATTGGTAGCGATGGTTTTGGTTTTGCTCCAAACAATTCAGGAGAGAGCTTCGCAAAAGTTCCACAAATAGGAAATGTAATTATTGAAGACAATGTAGAAATCGGCTCTAACGCTTCTATAGACAGGGCAACCTTAGGTTCAACCATTTTACACAAAGGCGTTAAGTTGGATAACCTGGTCCAAATTGCACATAATGCCGAAATTGGTGAAAATACTGTTATTGCTGGTCTTACAGGCGTTGCCGGTTCAAGTAAGGTTGGTAAAAATTGTATGATCGGTGCACAGGTAGGTGTAGCGGGACATTTAAGAATTGCTGATGGTGTAAAAATTGCAGGTCAATCTGGTATTGGCTCTAATATTGATAAAGAAGGGGAAATTGTTCAAGGCTCTCCGGCCTTTAGTATTGGCGATTACAAACGTTCTTATGTTTTGTTTCGCGGCCTGCCTAAATTAAGTGCCAAAATATCGGATCTCAGTAAACGACTAGACTCTAAATAA
- a CDS encoding glycosyltransferase: MFTTKKIAAVSVINDLVTDNRVNKTCLVLKECGYDVVLIGRKLPASLDLPAWPYRAVRMNLLFKSGPLFYLFFNLRLFLSLLFKKSDLLYSNDLDTLLPNFLVSRLKRIPLIYDSHELFCEVPELQNSKLKRKIWLSIESWIVPKLKMCITVNDSIARIFSEKYKVPFTAIRNISDYPNDFVAKSREELKLPLDKKIILLQGAGINVDRGAEELIDAMEYIDQAILIIIGSGDVWENLKEKIVVQNLSHKIKLIYKIPKTGLMHYTHNADLGLSIDKNTNLNYYYSLPNKVFDYINAGVPLLASHLPEIEKIIKEYNVGDFITDHLPLNIAAKINELLSSHKLITYKENCLKAKSELNWTSEKLKLIKLIEKAGS; this comes from the coding sequence TTGTTTACAACAAAAAAAATAGCCGCAGTCAGTGTTATCAACGATCTTGTAACTGACAACAGGGTTAACAAAACCTGTTTGGTATTAAAAGAGTGCGGCTATGACGTTGTTTTAATTGGTCGTAAACTTCCAGCTTCGTTGGATCTTCCTGCTTGGCCATATCGTGCGGTTAGAATGAATCTTCTTTTTAAAAGCGGGCCACTTTTTTATCTTTTCTTTAACCTTAGGTTATTTTTAAGCCTTCTCTTTAAAAAATCAGATCTTCTTTATTCTAATGATTTAGACACGCTTCTTCCAAATTTTTTGGTTTCTCGGCTGAAGCGCATTCCTTTGATATATGACAGCCACGAGCTTTTCTGCGAAGTGCCAGAGCTACAAAATTCCAAATTGAAAAGAAAAATTTGGCTAAGTATTGAATCCTGGATTGTTCCAAAATTAAAAATGTGTATTACTGTCAATGACAGCATTGCCCGCATTTTTAGTGAAAAATATAAAGTTCCATTTACTGCCATCAGAAACATTTCTGACTACCCAAATGATTTTGTAGCTAAATCGAGAGAAGAGCTAAAGCTTCCATTAGATAAAAAAATAATTCTTCTTCAAGGTGCGGGAATAAACGTTGATCGCGGTGCAGAAGAACTTATTGATGCAATGGAATACATTGACCAAGCTATACTGATTATTATTGGAAGTGGTGATGTGTGGGAAAACCTAAAAGAAAAAATTGTTGTTCAAAATCTATCCCATAAAATTAAGCTTATTTATAAAATTCCTAAAACCGGCTTAATGCACTATACACATAATGCAGATCTAGGATTGAGTATAGATAAAAACACAAATCTCAATTATTACTACAGTTTGCCAAACAAAGTGTTCGATTACATAAACGCTGGCGTTCCTTTACTCGCAAGTCATTTACCTGAAATAGAGAAAATTATTAAAGAGTACAACGTTGGCGATTTTATTACAGATCACTTGCCCCTAAATATTGCAGCAAAAATTAATGAACTCCTTTCTTCTCACAAATTAATAACATATAAAGAAAACTGCTTAAAAGCTAAAAGTGAGCTCAATTGGACTTCTGAAAAATTAAAGTTAATTAAGCTCATAGAAAAGGCAGGGTCATAA
- the murB gene encoding UDP-N-acetylmuramate dehydrogenase, with the protein MLQIKENINLKAFNTFGIEVYCDYFVEINSEEDFQDLVKNEIYKSQEKLIIGGGSNLLFTKDFKGIVIKNNLKGITIVKENENEALLKASAGEVWHEFVLYCIDKNYAGIENLSLIPGCVGASPMQNIGAYGVEIKEVFEQLEAFNMESGELKKFNKKECEFGYRESVFKHKFRNKFFISSVTFKLKKQAAVNTSYGAINTELQAMNIVSPGIKDVSRAVINIRQSKLPDPKVTGNAGSFFKNPEVSNNKYNELKNQFENIVAYPLENGNYKLAAGWMIEQSGLKGQEYNGAAVHTKQALVLINKNNAKGKDVFELSTHVIKRVQDKFGVTLEREVNII; encoded by the coding sequence ATGTTGCAGATTAAGGAAAACATAAATCTTAAAGCCTTTAATACGTTTGGGATAGAAGTTTATTGTGATTATTTCGTAGAAATAAACTCTGAGGAAGATTTTCAAGATTTAGTAAAAAATGAAATATATAAATCACAAGAAAAACTTATAATCGGAGGAGGAAGCAACCTGCTTTTTACAAAAGATTTTAAAGGAATCGTTATAAAGAATAATCTGAAGGGCATCACAATTGTTAAAGAAAACGAGAATGAAGCTTTACTAAAAGCTTCTGCAGGAGAGGTTTGGCATGAGTTCGTATTATATTGTATCGATAAAAACTATGCAGGAATTGAAAACCTATCTTTAATACCAGGATGTGTTGGAGCTAGTCCAATGCAAAACATTGGTGCGTATGGGGTCGAAATAAAGGAAGTGTTTGAACAACTTGAAGCTTTCAATATGGAGAGTGGGGAGCTAAAAAAATTCAATAAAAAAGAATGTGAATTTGGTTACCGCGAAAGCGTGTTTAAGCATAAGTTTAGAAATAAATTTTTTATTAGTTCGGTTACCTTTAAATTAAAAAAGCAAGCAGCAGTTAACACGAGTTACGGAGCGATTAATACTGAGTTACAGGCCATGAATATTGTTTCGCCAGGAATAAAAGATGTTTCAAGAGCGGTTATTAATATTCGTCAAAGTAAGTTACCAGATCCAAAAGTTACTGGAAATGCGGGAAGTTTTTTTAAAAACCCTGAAGTTTCTAACAATAAATACAATGAACTAAAAAATCAATTTGAAAATATTGTTGCTTATCCATTAGAAAATGGGAATTATAAATTAGCGGCCGGTTGGATGATAGAGCAATCTGGATTAAAGGGACAAGAGTATAATGGCGCAGCTGTTCATACCAAACAAGCTTTAGTCCTCATTAATAAAAACAACGCAAAGGGAAAGGATGTTTTTGAGTTGTCGACGCATGTAATTAAGCGGGTTCAAGATAAATTTGGAGTAACACTCGAGCGGGAGGTAAATATTATTTAA